In one Brassica oleracea var. oleracea cultivar TO1000 chromosome C9, BOL, whole genome shotgun sequence genomic region, the following are encoded:
- the LOC106314033 gene encoding glutathione S-transferase T3-like, whose translation MDPFSEPYGFQNLLNSQQPNPSFSYVSREPSIQVPASDARAFGTGCPEDANEDEVISSDRKERRKWSPTEDKVLISAWLNTSKDPVVGNEQKAMAFWKRIAAYFGSSPQLGGYEKRDTTSCKSRWGKINEGVCKFVGCYEAATKQKSSGQSEDDVLTMAHDIFFNDHKSKFTLEHAWLELRHDQKWCGGLTSNVNSKRRKLGDQAPHSSTSVPLSVGGDEGMARPAGVKAAKGKTKPAVSKGKTSEAEGKLCVDFQNMWEIKQKDFELKDKLNKQKLLDSLITKTEPLTEPEIALKNKLIKDMLVA comes from the coding sequence ATGGATCCATTTAGTGAACCTTATGGCTTTCAAAATCTCCTAAACAGTCAACAACCAAATCCCTCCTTCTCCTATGTTAGTCGTGAACCAAGTATTCAAGTCCCTGCCTCGGATGCGCGTGCATTTGGTACTGGATGCCCTGAAGATGCAAATGAAGATGAAGTCATCTCGTCTGACCGTAAAGAAAGACGGAAATGGTCACCAACTGAAGACAAGGTGCTCATTTCTGCTTGGTTAAACACATCTAAAGATCCTGTCGTGGGAAATGAGCAGAAAGCAATGGCGTTTTGGAAACGCATTGCTGCTTATTTTGGTTCAAGTCCACAGCTTGGCGGTTACGAAAAGAGAGACACAACTTCCTGTAAATCGAGGTGGGGGAAGATTAATGAGGGCGTGTGCAAGTTTGTGGGTTGCTATGAGGCTGCAACCAAACAAAAATCAAGTGGCCAGAGTGAGGATGATGTTTTAACGATGGCTCATGACATTTTCTTCAATGATCATAAGAGCAAATTCACACTTGAGCATGCTTGGTTGGAGTTAAGGCATGATCAAAAATGGTGTGGAGGTCTGACAAGTAATGTGAACTCTAAGAGAAGAAAGCTTGGTGATCAAGCACCACATTCATCAACGTCAGTGCCATTGAGCGTTGGAGGAGATGAAGGCATGGCACGGCCGGCTGGTGTCAAAGCTGCAAAGGGCAAAACTAAACCGGCTGTGAGCAAGGGTAAGACTTCTGAAGCAGAAGGGAAGCTGTGTGTTGACTTTCAGAACATGTGGGAGATCAAGCAAAAGGATTTTGAATTGAAAGATAAGCTTAACAAGCAGAAACTGCTTGACTCCCTAATTACCAAGACAGAGCCATTAACTGAACCAGAGATTGCTTTGAAAAATAAGCTCATTAAGGATATGTTGGTTGCTTAG
- the LOC106318439 gene encoding uncharacterized protein At1g32220, chloroplastic-like, translated as MRTIVSRLIRHKSSVPQTRFVSASSTGGRYLTTDSNKIDEPFNVEEAETVHVPPPPTEKLLVLGGNGFVGSHVCKEALDRGLSVSSLSRSGRSSLQEPWASRVTWHQGNLLSSDLLKDALDGVTSVISCVGGFGSNSYMYKINGTANINAIRAASEKGVKRFVYISAADFGLAKYLLSGYYEGKRAAETELLTRFAYGGIILRPGFIYGTRSVGNMKIPLGVFGSPMEMVLQQAKPLNQLPLVGPLFTPPVNVESVAKVAVRAATDPVFPPGIVDVHGIQRYSQQKSR; from the exons ATGAGGACGATCGTTTCGCGTTTGATCCGTCACAAATCCTCTGTTCCCCAGACACG GTTCGTATCTGCATCATCCACTGGCGGGAGGTATCTCACGACAGACTCCAACAAAATCGACGAGCCTTTCAATGTGGAAGAAGCAGAGACTGTTCATGTCCCTCCACCTCCAACTGAAAAG CTACTTGTCCTTGGTGGAAATGGCTTTGTGGGATCACACGTCTGTAAAGAAGCTTTAGATCGCGGCTTATCTGTCTCTAGCCTTAGCAG ATCAGGTAGGTCGTCTTTACAAGAGCCATGGGCTTCCAGAGTTACATGGCATCAAG GAAACCTTCTATCATCTGATTTATTGAAAGATGCTCTTGATGGAGTGACTTCTGTG ATCTCTTGTGTTGGTGGTTTTGGTTCAAACTCGTATATGTATAAGATTAATGGGACTGCAAACATCAACGCTATTAGAGCAGCTTCAGAGAAAGGTGTGAAACGATTTGTCTATATATCCGCTGCTGATTTCGGACTAGCTAAGTACTTGTTGAGCGGTTACTATGAAGGAAAG CGTGCTGCTGAGACTGAGCTGCTCACAAGATTTGCTTATGGAG GGATAATCTTGAGGCCTGGTTTCATTTATGGAACTCGCAGCGTTGGGAACATGAAGATCCCATTGGGAGTCTTTGGTTCACCCATGGAGATG GTTCTTCAACAAGCAAAACCGCTGAACCAGCTCCCATTAGTCGGACCTTTATTCACACCTCCGGTGAATGTTGAATCCGTTGCCAAAGTTGCGGTTAGAGCTGCTACTGATCCAGTGTTCCCTCCAGGAATCGTGGATGTTCATGGTATACAACGTTACAGCCAACAGAAATCAAGATAA
- the LOC106318435 gene encoding LOW QUALITY PROTEIN: histidine kinase 5-like (The sequence of the model RefSeq protein was modified relative to this genomic sequence to represent the inferred CDS: inserted 2 bases in 1 codon) — translation MVCEMETDQIEEMDVEVLSSMWPDDVGTQADNQFNVEKPAGDSDTLKEVDIAEKRTMADLKRLPELLNTTDQGSSQLTNLVRQWEYMQDHAVRLLREELKILTRQREEAEAKELKIIEEHNFETEEPENVPVLDETSHLFRRFRQKKRDELVDSKRVVIDEEFDTVAYWKQKALSLEKMLEASTERERRLIEKLNESLKTMESHSAPVEELTQNLKRAEGFLHFILQNAPIVMGHQDKDLRYLFIYNKFPSLREQDILGKTDVEIFHGGGVKESEDFKREVLEKGKASKREITFETELFGSKTFLIYVEPVYNKAREKIGINYMGMEVTDQVRKREKMAKLREDNAVRKAMESELTKTIHITEETMRAKQMLATMSHEIRSPLSGVVGMAEILSTTKLDKEQRQLLNVMISSGDLVLQLINDILDLSKVESGVMKLEATKFRPREVVKHVLQTAAASLKKDLTLEGNIADEVPILVVGDVLRIRQILTNLISNAIKFTHRGKVGIKLKVISEPSFASDKEQNETSVWICCDVYDTGIGIPENALPCLFKKYMQASADHARKYGGTGLGLAICKQLVELMGGQLTVTSQVNLGSTFTFILPYKVATSDDHSDDQDEFSDMVDHHQPEPDDTTEGYFQFKALLGSIYSTGXMGSNFLPHKAMLTSPIKLINGSVADPSNSSGQSQTVQVENGGYMDESESAHQYGNGNGHRCSSKESESCSSSQASSEMESELTVSSPREEEKTETEVKETSQQPKILLVEDNKINIMVAKSMMKQLGYTMDIANNGVEAINAVKDTSYDLVLMDVCMPVMDGLKATRLIRSYEESGNWDAAIEAGVDIKTSESEQGCERSTDRLPIVAMTANTLAESSEECYANGMDSFISKPVTLQKLKECLQQYLQ, via the exons ATGGTCTGCGAAATGGAGACTGATCAGATCGAGGAAATGGATGTCGAAGTCTTATCTTCCATGTGGCCCGATGACGTCGGAACCCAAGCAGACAACCAGTTCAACGTCGAGAAACCCGCAGGGGATTCAGACACCTTGAAAGAAGTAGACATCGCCGAGAAACGAACCATGGCTGATCTAAAACGTTTACCCGAACTCCTGAACACCACTGACCAAGGCTCATCTCAACTCACCAACCTCGTGAGACAATGGGAGTATATGCAAGACCACGCGGTTAGGCTTCTAAGAGAAGAGCTCAAGATTCTCACTAGACAAAGAGAAGAAGCCGAGGCCAAGGAGCTTAAGATCATAGAGGAGCATAACTTCGAGACCGAAGAGCCTGAGAATGTCCCCGTTTTGGATGAGACCAGCCATCTTTTCCGCAGGTTTAGGCAGAAGAAACGCGATGAGCTGGTCGATAGCAAGAGGGTTGTGATCGATGAGGAGTTTGACACGGTTGCGTATTGGAAACAGAAGGCGTTGAGTTTGGAGAAGATGCTTGAAGCGAGTACCGAGAGAGAGAGGAGATTGATTGAGAAGCTGAATGAGAGTTTGAAGACTATGGAGAGTCACTCAGCACCGGTGGAAGAGCTGACTCAGAATCTTAAAAGAGCTGAAGGTTTCTTGCATTTCATACTTCAGAATGCACCTATTGTTATGGGACATCAGGATAAGGATTTGCGCTACTTGTTCATCTACAACAAGTTCCCTAGTCTGCGTGAACAG GACATATTGGGGAAAACAGACGTGGAGATATTCCATGGAGGTGGAGTTAAAGAGTCTGAAGATTTCAAGAGAGAGGTTCTTGAGAAAGGAAAAGCTTCAAAGAGAGAGATCACATTCGAGACAGAGCTATTCGGATCAAAGACGTTTTTGATATACGTCGAGCCTGTTTACAACAAAGCCCGCGAGAAAATCGGTATAAACTACATGGGGATGGAAGTAACTGATCAGGTAAGGAAGAGAGAAAAAATGGCCAAACTCAGAGAAGACAACGCGGTCAGAAAGGCGATGGAATCAGAACTGACCAAGACCATTCACATCACAGAGGAGACAATGAGAGCTAAGCAAATGCTGGCGACAATGTCTCACGAGATAAGATCACCATTGTCAGGAGTAGTTGGTATGGCTGAGATACTTTCTACTACAAAGCTGGATAAAGAGCAAAGACAGCTGTTAAATGTCATGATCTCTTCTGGAGATTTGGTGCTTCAGCTGATTAACGACATTCTTGATCTCTCCAAGGTTGAATCAG GTGTGATGAAGTTGGAAGCTACGAAATTTAGGCCAAGAGAAGTGGTGAAGCATGTGCTTCAGACAGCTGCTGCATCGCTGAAGAAAGATTTGACATTAGAAGGAAACATTGCAGATGAAGTTCCTATATTG GTCGTTGGAGATGTTCTAAGGATTAGGCAGATTCTCACTAACTTGATCAGCAACGCTATCAAATTTACACATCGAGGAAAGGTTGGGATCAAACTCAAAGTGATATCAGAACCATCCTTTGCTAGTGATAAAGAACAGAACGAGACTTCGGTTTGGATTTGCTGTGACGTTTATGACACTGGAATTGGAATCCCAG AGAACGCTCTCCCTTGTTTGTTCAAGAAGTACATGCAAGCAAGCGCTGATCATGCTCGCAAATACGGTGGAACTGGTCTCGGTCTCGCCATTTGCAAACAGCTGGTAGAGCTAATGGGAGGTCAACTCACTGTGACAAGCCAGGTCAACTTAGGTTCAACGTTCACGTTCATATTACCTTACAAAGTTGCAACATCAGATGATCATTCAGATGATCAAGATGAGTTCTCTGACATGGTTGATCATCATCAACCAGAGCCAGACGACACAACCGAAGGATACTTTCAGTTTAAAGCGCTTCTAGGATCTATCTATTCCACCGG CATGGGCAGTAACTTCTTACCTCACAAAGCTATGCTCACTAGTCCTATTAAGCTCATCAACGGTTCTGTCGCCGATCCTTCTAACAGCAGCGGACAAAGCCAGACGGTTCAGGTTGAAAATGGTGGTTATATGGATGAATCTGAGTCGGCTCATCAATATGGCAATGGGAATGGTCATCGATGTTCTTCCAAGGAAAGTGAATCTTGTAGCAGTTCACAAGCTAGCTCAGAGATGGAGTCAGAGCTCACAGTTTCATCTCCTAGGGAAGAGGAGAAAACTGAGACGGAGGTCAAAGAGACATCACAGCAGCCAAAGATTTTGCTTGTGGAAGATAACAAAATCAACATCATGGTTGCCAAGTCGATGATGAAGCAACTAGGCTATACTATGGACATTGCAAATAATGGAGTTGAAGCCATAAACGCTGTTAAAGACACTAGCTACGACTTGGTACTCATG GATGTGTGCATGCCGGTTATGGATGGTTTAAAAGCTACAAGACTGATCCGTTCATACGAAGAATCTGGTAACTGGGATGCTGCAATAGAAGCCGGAGTAGATATAAAGACATCAGAGAGTGAGCAAGGCTGTGAGCGTTCCACTGACCGGCTGCCTATAGTCGCTATGACCGCTAATACATTAGCAGAGAGCTCAGAAGAATGTTATGCAAATGGTATGGACTCTTTTATTTCTAAACCTGTAACGTTGCAAAAACTTAAAGAGTGTCTACAACAGTATCTCCAGTGA
- the LOC106318440 gene encoding uncharacterized protein LOC106318440: MCLVFVCDQDERVIGRYAAPGACPYCGGMVQTVDVESQWRFCFVPLYNKSKRRLICSTCGKRLIAHS; encoded by the coding sequence ATGTGTTTGGTGTTCGTGTGCGATCAGGACGAGAGGGTGATCGGAAGGTACGCAGCTCCTGGAGCCTGCCCGTACTGCGGCGGAATGGTTCAAACGGTAGACGTAGAAAGCCAGTGGAGATTCTGCTTCGTCCCTCTCTATAACAAATCCAAACGTCGCCTTATTTGCTCCACCTGTGGTAAACGCCTCATCGCCCATTCCTGA
- the LOC106318438 gene encoding uncharacterized protein LOC106318438, with product MMATTSSTAKNKPDNQNLTRSRSLGPKPKQLPSSEPKTTTDGSGRKQVEKPLPNYLKPTASSRPDPVKFLRKNKAVQDNPKLLRRRSFDRPLSSSSTHKPLNTSPQARPRDKPAVPRENPVTGLRSTSFHGSSRGGLRGSTTVKSPPVASRGPPGVKKSGLSGNSSSKSKKERSENVLKKSSGKEITPECSPPAPAHEDVEEIVKVEIDVQVSDHIEEDKDQVAQPNESTEEEKGELVNEEQIEEQKEPENTEENSSEDKEVVEKRVDVEENNETVVTPDMKEAEIEAEAKEEESEGSKVKEGTTETKKEVVKGKKGSPTAYNDVIASKMQESSRKNKVLALAGAFQTVIDYETAASK from the coding sequence ATGATGGCAACGACGTCTAGTACAGCGAAAAACAAACCAGACAACCAAAACCTCACCAGATCAAGATCTCTTGGTCCAAAGCCAAAGCAGTTACCATCATCGGAACCTAAAACGACCACAGATGGATCTGGTCGGAAACAAGTTGAGAAGCCCTTGCCCAATTATCTGAAACCAACAGCCAGCTCAAGACCTGACCCTGTCAAGTTCTTGAGGAAGAACAAAGCTGTCCAAGACAATCCGAAGCTTCTTCGTCGACGATCCTTTGATCGTCCTCTTTCGTCTTCATCAACTCATAAGCCTCTTAATACCTCTCCTCAAGCACGCCCACGAGATAAACCTGCGGTTCCAAGAGAGAACCCTGTCACTGGTCTGCGTTCTACATCTTTCCATGGAAGCAGCAGAGGCGGCCTCAGAGGAAGCACTACGGTGAAATCTCCTCCTGTGGCTTCAAGAGGACCTCCGGGTGTAAAGAAGAGCGGTCTGAGCGGTAACAGTTCTTCCAAGAGTAAGAAGGAACGTTCTGAGAATGTTCTAAAGAAATCTTCGGGGAAAGAGATTACCCCGGAATGTTCTCCTCCTGCGCCTGCTCATGAGGATGTAGAAGAGATTGTCAAGGTTGAGATTGATGTACAAGTTTCTGACCACATAGAAGAAGATAAAGATCAGGTTGCACAACCCAATGAATCCACAGAAGAAGAAAAGGGAGAGCTGGTCAATGAGGAACAGATAGAGGAGCAGAAAGAACCAGAGAACACTGAAGAAAACAGCAGTGAAGACAAGGAAGTTGTTGAAAAGAGAGTTGATGTTGAGGAGAATAACGAGACAGTTGTTACTCCTGATATGAAAGAAGCTGAGATAGAGGCAGAAGCCAAAGAAGAGGAGAGCGAAGGCAGCAAAGTGAAAGAAGGAACAACAGAGACAAAGAAGGAAGTGGTGAAAGGGAAGAAAGGGTCTCCAACAGCATACAACGATGTAATAGCAAGTAAGATGCAAGAGAGCTCGAGGAAGAACAAGGTCTTGGCTCTCGCTGGAGCCTTTCAAACCGTTATCGACTATGAAACTGCTGCTTCTAAGTGA
- the LOC106319046 gene encoding E3 ubiquitin-protein ligase MBR2-like: MDGCAGKRSVDRMVLPRKASGPVLRENMKKKDEKSVSFCSRIACSAKVTSTMGTNRIGSTADNTKVGRPGKAIVASSSRAPGGFGNLRKPATGTTGRRQPSSNVDTGSSEKSSSLDHPAAVKPILPRLKTKRSAISVQSQNTVSREVVGSSSRGTIRSSHQKPGLRTRDTLVSVSPSVSSSSGSDHTPRGGLSRNGLRNLRCNAVSDVLPTKSSSGTKVSVTKKKNSDGESSSSSQGSKSSVSVMKGRNQSSTHGNGITVSDNRRKRTVPTIRDNSVVSSSGRRSWRLGAAVASPATSRQTPQPATPINPNPSLSVTPSNSHSSTDWLSSMMPGSPSEAHPSSSLVDRDGLSGYNMNGIAEALLALERIDQDQELTYEQLASLETNLFSSGMIRFYDQHSDMRLDIDNMSYEELLALGDEIGTVSTALSEEALSRSLKKSIYQETDETGPISLDKDDDIKCSICQEEYVDGDEVGTMPCEHMYHVSCVQQWLRMKNWCPICKTSAEEKMS; the protein is encoded by the exons ATGGATGGATGTGCCGGTAAGCGATCAGTTGACCGGATGGTTCTGCCTCGAAAAGCAAGCGGTCCTGTACTACGTGAGAATATGAAGAAGAAAGATGAAAAGAGTGTCTCTTTCTGCAGCCGAATCGCCTGTAGTGCAAAGGTAACTTCCACCATGGGAACCAACAGGATTGGCTCTACGGCTGACAATACAAAAGTTGGCAGGCCTGGAAAGGCAATTGTTGCGAGTTCATCTCGAGCTCCCGGTGGATTTGGAAACTTAAGAAAGCCAGCCACAGGTACTACTGGCAGGAGACAGCCCTCATCTAATGTGGACACAGGTTCTTCAGAGAAGAGCAGTAGTCTTGATCATCCAGCTGCGGTTAAGCCCATCCTTCCTCGCCTAAAGACTAAGAGAAGCGCAATCAGTGTTCAGTCTCAAAACACCGTCTCTAGAGAAGTCGTAGGAAGCTCAAGTAGAGGAACCATTAGAAGTAGTCATCAGAAACCTGGCTTGCGCACTCGAGATACTCTAGTGAGTGTGAGTCCCTCTGTTTCTTCTTCTTCTGGTAGCGACCACACTCCAAGAGGTGGTCTGAGCAGGAACGGATTGAGAAACTTGAGGTGCAACGCTGTCTCTGATGTACTTCCAACCAAATCAAGCTCTGGAACAAAAGTCAGTGTGACTAAAAAGAAAAACTCTGATGGAGAGAGCAGCTCCTCTAGCCAAGGCAGTAAGAGTAGTGTGTCTGTGATGAAGGGAAGGAATCAAAGCTCTACACATGGAAACGGCATCACAGTTTCTGATAACAGAAGGAAACGTACGGTACCTACCATCAGGGATAACAGTGTTGTTTCAAGTAGTGGTAGGAGATCATGGCGACTTGGAGCTGCTGTTGCATCCCCTGCTACTTCTCGGCAAACGCCTCAACCTGCAACACCAATCAATCCCAATCCTTCTCTTTCTGTTACTCCATCAAATAGTCACAGTAGTACCGACTGGTTAAGTAGCATGATGCCTGGTAGCCCCTCAGAAGCTCACCCTTCAAGCTCTTTGGTGGACCGGGATGGTTTAAGTGGCTACAACATGAATGGAATTGCAGAG GCACTGTTGGCACTGGAAAGAATTGATCAAGATCAAGAGCTTACATACGAG CAACTGGCTTCTTTAGAGACGAATCTATTCTCAAGTGGTATGATTAGATTCTACGATCAGCATAGCGATATGAGGCTTGACATTGATAACATGTCATATGAG GAGCTACTAGCTTTGGGGGATGAAATAGGTACAGTGAGCACAGCTCTAAGCGAAGAAGCACTCTCGAGAAGCCTCAAGAAAAGCATTTATCAAGAGACGGATGAAACTGGTCCCATTTCGCTGGATAAGGATGATGATATCAAGTGCAGTATTTGCCAG GAAGAGTATGTCGATGGAGATGAAGTAGGGACTATGCCATGTGAACATATGTACCATGTGAGCTGTGTACAACAATGGCTACGGATGAAGAATTGGTGCCCTATCTGCAAAACCTCTGCTGAAGAAAAAATGTCGTAG